From a single Brassica rapa cultivar Chiifu-401-42 chromosome A01, CAAS_Brap_v3.01, whole genome shotgun sequence genomic region:
- the LOC103836993 gene encoding dynamin-like protein ARC5 → MSSDSSAPKSVTVEEMAAEEDAAIEERYSLYEAYNELHALAQELETPFEAPAVLVVGQQTDGKSALVEALMGFQFNHVGGGTKTRRPITLHMKYDPQCQFPLCHLGSDDDPSVALPKSLSQIQAYIEAENMRLEQEPSPFSAKEIIVKVQYKYCPNLTIIDTPGLIAPAPGLKNRALQVQARAVEALVRAKMQHKEFIILCLEDSSDWSIATTRRIVMQVDPELSRTIVVSTKLDTKIPQFSCSSDVEVFLSPPASALDSSLLGDSPFFTSVPSGRVGYGHDSVYKSNDEFKQAVSLREIEDIASLEKKLGRVLTKQEKNRIGVSKLRLFLEELLWKRYKESVPLIIPLLGKEYRSTVRKLDTVSKELSSLDEAKLKERGRTFHDLFLTKLSLLLKGTVVAPPDKFGETLQDERTQGGSFVGTDGLQFPHKLIPNAGMRLYGGAQYHRAMAEFRFLVGAIKCPPITREEIVNACGVEDIHDGTNYSRTACVIAVAKARDTFEPFLHQLGARLLHILKRLLPISVYLLQKEGEYLSGHEVFLKRVASAFNSFVESTEKSCRDKCMEDLASTTRYVTWSLHNKNRAGLRQFLDSFGGTEQVATSGNPLGFSLPQDAPGGTTDTKARSDVKLSQLASNIDSGSSLQTTETRLADLLDSTLWNRKLAPSSERIVYALVQQIFQGIREYFLASAELKFNCFLLMPIVDKLPALLREELENAFEDDLDSIFDITNLRQSLDQKKRSTEIELRRIKRIKEKFRVMNEKLNSHEFAQNLDPSSLQTCSSDSKSS, encoded by the exons ATGTCATCGGATTCGTCAGCGCCTAAATCAGTGACCGTTGAGGAAATGGCGGCGGAGGAGGATGCGGCAATCGAGGAGCGGTACAGTCTCTACGAGGCGTACAACGAGCTACACGCTCTAGCGCAGGAGCTGGAGACGCCGTTCGAAGCTCCGGCGGTTCTCGTGGTGGGACAGCAGACCGACGGCAAGAGCGCGCTGGTTGAAGCACTCATGGGGTTTCAGTTCAACCACGTGGGCGGCGGAACCAAGACTCGCCGCCCGATTACTCTCCACATGAAGTACGATCCTCAGTGTCAGTTCCCTCTCTGCCATCTCGGATCCGACGACGATCCTTCCGTCGCTCTCCCCAAATCACTCTCGCAAATTCAG GCGTATATTGAAGCGGAGAATATGAGGCTGGAGCAAGAGCCGTCACCGTTCTCTGCTAAGGAGATTATTGTGAAAGTTCAGTATAAGTATTGCCCCAACCTTACCATCATTGATACACCTGGACTTATTGCTCCTGCTCCAGGACTCAAAAACCGAGCTCTtcag GTTCAAGCGCGAGCTGTAGAAGCTCTAGTCCGAGCAAAGATGCAGCACAAGGAGTTTATCATTTTATGCCTTGAAGATAGCAGTGACTGGAGCATTGCAACTACTCGAAGGATAGTGATGCAA gTGGATCCTGAGCTTTCTAGGACAATTGTTGTTTCCACAAAGCTTGACACCAAAATCCCTCAGTTTTCATGTTCATCCGACGTGGAAGTTTTCCTCTCACCTCCTGCAAGCGCACTCGACAGCTCCTTACTTGGCGATTCCCCTTTCTTCACGTCTGTGCCTTCTGGAAGAGTCGGCTATGGACATGATTCAGTATATAAGTCCAATGACGAATTCAAACAG GCTGTGTCACTTAGAGAAATTGAAGACATTGCATCTTTAGAGAAGAAGTTGGGCCGTGTGCTGACAAAGCAGGAAAAGAATAGGATTGGTGTCAGTAAACTGAGGTTGTTTCTCGAAGAACTACTCTGGAAGAG GTACAAAGAGAGTGTTCCGTTGATCATTCCCCTCTTAGGAAAGGAATACCGCAGTACAGTCAGAAAGCTGGATACCGTTAGCAAGGAACTTAG CTCTTTAGATGAAGCAAAGCTCAAAGAAAGAGGCAGGACTTTCCATGATCTCTTCTTAACCAAG ttATCTCTGTTACTGAAAGGAACAGTTGTGGCCCCTCCTGATAAATTTG GTGAAACATTGCAAGATGAAAGAACGCAAGGTGGATCTTTTGTTGGTACTGATGGTCTCCAGTTCCCACATAAGCTAATACCA aATGCAGGGATGCGTCTTTATGGAGGTGCACAGTATCATCGTGCCATGGCTGAGTTCCGTTTTCTAGTTGGTGCTATTAAATGTCCCCCAATAACTCGGGAGGAAATTGTAAACGCATGTGGAGTGGAGGATATTCATGATGGAACAAACTATTCCAG GACAGCTTGTGTTATAGCAGTTGCAAAGGCTCGTGACACGTTTGAACCTTTCCTTCATCAG TTAGGAGCCAGGCTGCTACACATTCTTAAGAGATTGCTTCCAATTTCTGTATATCTTCTTCAG AAAGAAGGTGAATACTTAAGTGGACATGAGGTGTTTCTCAAGCGTGTTGCTTCAGCTTTCAACAGTTTTGTGGAGTCCACAGAAAAATCATGTCGTGACAA ATGTATGGAGGATTTAGCAAGTACAACTCGCTATGTTACGTGGTCTCTTCACAACAAG AACCGAGCTGGTCTACGTCAATTCCTGGACTCGTTTGGGGGAACAGAGCAAGTTGCTACATCAGGTAATCCCTTGGGTTTTAGTCTTCCCCAAGATGCACCAGGCGGCACAACAGATACAAAGGCAAGATCAGATGTAAAGCTAAGCCAACTCGCCTCGAACATCGATTCAGGTTCCAGTCTTCAGACAACAGAAACGCGGTTGGCTGATCTTCTAGACAGCACGCTCTGGAACCGCAAGCTAGCTCCTTCCTCTGAGAGAATTGTCTACGCATTGGTCCAACAGATATTCCAAGGCATACGAGAATACTTTCTTGCCTCTGCTGAGTTAAAG TTCAACTGTTTTCTTCTGATGCCTATTGTGGATAAGTTACCTGCTCTTCTTAGGGAAGAGTTGGAGAATGCATTTGAAGACGACCTCGATAGTATTTTCGACATTACAAACCTCAGGCAATCACTTGATCAGAAGAAACGGAGCACGGAGATTGAACTGAGAAGG ATAAAAAGGAtcaaagaaaaattcagagtGATGAATGAGAAGCTGAACTCTCACGAGTTTGCTCAGAATCTAGACCCGTCTTCGTTGCAGACTTGCAGCAGTGACTCAAAGTCATCATAA